In the genome of Synergistes jonesii, one region contains:
- a CDS encoding M24 family metallopeptidase, with product MIKKERLARLAEELKNRGLDALYIGPSADLEYIGEFRSFPDERVRGLMVGSDGRCFALTPLLYREEMMDAFGDLPFYSMWDDHEGFAGAFKRGCEHLGVSGGKVAFNDGVRAVDLFAMLEAVDIQPANGQDLLANMRSRKDGEELDRLRRAGAIIDGVVEKLYTFIKPGMKERDVIRAIPDFIEELGGEGESFAPIVASGPNGSMPHYGGDRRVIEEHDSVILDLGCRYKSYCSDTTRTFFVGEPTREMREVYEIVRRAQAAGEAAVKPGVTAEEVDRAARRVIVDAGYGKYFFNRVGHGVGIAVHETPFIIEGNKKPLEPGNVFSVEPGIYIPGKFGVRIENLVAVKPDGTAEALNKTTREMRIIK from the coding sequence ATGATCAAAAAAGAACGTCTGGCGCGCCTTGCCGAAGAGCTGAAAAATAGGGGGCTCGACGCGCTTTACATCGGGCCGTCGGCGGACCTTGAATATATCGGCGAGTTCCGCTCTTTCCCGGATGAGCGCGTGCGCGGGCTGATGGTCGGCAGCGACGGAAGATGCTTCGCGCTGACGCCGCTGCTTTACAGAGAGGAAATGATGGACGCTTTCGGCGACCTGCCCTTTTACTCTATGTGGGACGATCACGAAGGTTTCGCCGGCGCTTTTAAGCGCGGATGCGAACATCTCGGCGTGAGTGGCGGCAAGGTGGCGTTCAACGACGGAGTGCGCGCGGTCGACCTCTTCGCCATGCTCGAAGCCGTAGACATTCAGCCGGCGAACGGGCAGGATCTGCTCGCAAACATGCGCTCGCGCAAGGACGGCGAAGAGCTCGACAGACTGCGCCGGGCAGGCGCGATAATAGACGGCGTCGTCGAAAAGCTCTATACGTTTATAAAGCCCGGAATGAAAGAGCGCGACGTCATAAGGGCGATCCCAGATTTTATCGAAGAGCTAGGCGGGGAGGGGGAGTCCTTCGCGCCTATAGTCGCGAGCGGCCCCAACGGCTCGATGCCGCACTACGGCGGCGACCGGCGCGTGATAGAGGAGCACGACTCCGTGATACTCGACCTCGGCTGCCGCTACAAGTCGTACTGCTCCGACACTACGAGGACCTTCTTCGTCGGCGAGCCGACGCGGGAAATGCGCGAAGTATACGAGATAGTGCGCCGCGCGCAGGCCGCCGGCGAGGCCGCGGTAAAGCCCGGCGTCACGGCGGAGGAGGTCGACCGCGCGGCGAGGAGGGTGATCGTCGACGCCGGTTATGGGAAATATTTCTTCAACCGCGTAGGGCACGGCGTGGGCATAGCGGTGCACGAGACGCCGTTCATCATCGAAGGGAATAAAAAGCCGCTCGAGCCCGGCAACGTATTCAGCGTCGAGCCCGGCATATACATCCCCGGCAAATTCGGCGTGCGTATCGAAAACCTCGTCGCCGTCAAACCGGACGGTACGGCCGAAGCGCTGAACAAAACGACGAGAGAGATGAGAATCATAAAATAA
- a CDS encoding GntR family transcriptional regulator has translation MGEKSSLSAQVYESIKEGIISLKYPPGSVLKERELSESLGVSRTPVREAIQRLSQESWLVPGEGKRMQVRPVTTADIHEIIQIRNLVEFAAVDELIMHGEPRVVAGQLDSILNEMKGAKEEFTLVTLDLKFHHLLVESMNNERLLRFWGTVQDEVKRMGLLRLRGNDRWHEVINEHGRMVETLWDKDLQNTRLALREHLERSYANLISESE, from the coding sequence ATGGGAGAAAAGTCATCGCTGTCGGCGCAGGTATATGAAAGCATAAAAGAGGGGATAATATCGCTGAAATATCCGCCGGGATCGGTGCTTAAAGAGCGCGAGCTCTCCGAAAGCCTCGGCGTCAGCCGCACGCCTGTCCGCGAAGCGATACAGCGCCTTTCCCAGGAGTCATGGCTCGTACCGGGAGAGGGCAAAAGAATGCAGGTGCGCCCCGTCACTACGGCCGACATACATGAGATCATCCAGATCCGCAACCTTGTGGAATTCGCCGCGGTAGACGAGCTGATCATGCACGGAGAGCCGCGCGTCGTAGCAGGGCAGCTTGATTCCATATTAAACGAAATGAAGGGCGCGAAGGAAGAGTTCACACTTGTGACGCTCGACCTCAAATTCCATCACCTGCTGGTCGAAAGCATGAATAACGAAAGGCTTTTGAGATTCTGGGGCACCGTGCAGGACGAAGTTAAGAGAATGGGGCTGTTGAGGCTCAGAGGAAACGACCGCTGGCACGAGGTGATAAACGAGCACGGGCGTATGGTGGAGACCCTTTGGGACAAAGATCTGCAAAATACCAGGCTCGCGCTGAGGGAACATTTGGAACGCAGCTATGCCAATCTGATAAGCGAATCGGAATAA
- a CDS encoding DUF2848 family protein, translated as MKFTVLEKNGKEKVIDFIPKHIINAGYTGRDQTAVQAHIDELKEKGIPAPDKTPVYFVKFGDRLTQEEKFEVLDETDHSGEAEFALFFDGDEIYVGVGSDHTDRKLEEVNIPKAKQMYPNTVSRKLWKLSDVVDHWDDITLRSWIKVNGKKTLFQEAKLTAMLDAADLIKRTKELLRSPEETDGLVLYSGTVASLFSADYSPYFETELEDPVLGRKLGESYEMTCVSSWYKGD; from the coding sequence GTGAAATTTACTGTTTTAGAGAAAAACGGAAAAGAGAAAGTCATAGACTTTATTCCGAAGCATATCATCAATGCGGGCTACACAGGACGCGACCAGACGGCTGTGCAGGCCCACATCGACGAACTGAAGGAAAAGGGCATTCCCGCGCCCGACAAGACGCCTGTCTATTTCGTCAAATTCGGCGACAGGCTGACTCAAGAGGAAAAGTTCGAGGTACTTGATGAAACGGATCATTCCGGAGAGGCTGAATTCGCGCTCTTCTTCGACGGGGATGAGATATACGTAGGCGTCGGCAGCGACCACACCGACCGCAAGCTCGAAGAGGTAAACATTCCTAAAGCGAAGCAGATGTACCCCAACACAGTGAGCAGAAAGCTCTGGAAGCTGAGCGACGTCGTCGACCATTGGGACGATATAACGCTCCGCAGCTGGATAAAGGTAAACGGGAAGAAGACTCTCTTCCAGGAAGCAAAGCTGACGGCCATGCTGGATGCGGCGGATCTTATCAAAAGGACGAAAGAACTTCTTCGCAGCCCCGAGGAAACTGACGGGCTCGTTCTCTACTCCGGGACCGTCGCATCCCTTTTCAGCGCGGACTACAGCCCGTATTTCGAGACGGAACTCGAAGATCCGGTCCTCGGAAGGAAGCTTGGCGAATCCTACGAAATGACCTGCGTCTCGTCTTGGTATAAAGGCGATTGA
- a CDS encoding cupin domain-containing protein — protein MAKQEYEIRDVDLNGEWRLVEGGYNGTMEKILSYDPETGNYTRLLKFPPRTEMPEVLTHDFCEEIYVVDGYLTDTKKNLTMAKGYYGSRLPGMEHGPYSIPLGCMTMEFRYQDPNKPISKDCSLLKNKLGAPR, from the coding sequence ATGGCAAAACAGGAATACGAAATTCGCGACGTCGATCTCAACGGCGAGTGGCGCCTTGTCGAAGGCGGCTACAACGGAACGATGGAGAAAATCCTCTCCTACGACCCGGAGACCGGAAACTACACAAGGCTCCTTAAGTTCCCTCCACGTACGGAGATGCCCGAAGTGCTGACGCACGACTTCTGCGAGGAGATCTACGTCGTCGACGGATACCTTACCGACACGAAAAAGAATCTCACGATGGCCAAAGGTTACTATGGCTCGCGCCTTCCCGGCATGGAGCACGGCCCCTACAGCATTCCTCTCGGCTGCATGACGATGGAGTTCCGCTATCAGGACCCCAACAAGCCTATCAGCAAGGACTGCTCGCTGCTCAAAAACAAGCTCGGCGCACCCAGATAA
- a CDS encoding 4Fe-4S dicluster-binding protein — protein sequence MKPNLAVEYCGVKFKNPMLIASASPSKNAEYMRRCAESGAGGVIAKTYSPEPLAQQYVSPRFTVLNKKGWPHSYSNYSCEFLATYDTEGWMREMKIAKKECDERNCTLVGSISGNSRESWADLAKRMEGIGLPMLELNFGCPHPKDLGYKSGQELGNSPDAAAEVTNIVCNAVKIPVFVKLTSEAVNIVDVAGRCKEAGASGFTVVNRFSALDVDIETGRPILHGGYAGVGGPWMRPITLKWIAKITSAHGMPISATNGIFGWEDVIKCIMCGATTVQTCTAIMYGKKQFAEVKNFLGGVEKYLVDYNIDDINKLRGVTLPQIVTWDKVDREHKAISKVDREKCVGCGMCPSWCFYDAITLIEDGGKKKSFIDPKKCDGCGLCAALCPKDAIKMECDVPIYMGDFN from the coding sequence ATGAAACCGAATCTTGCCGTGGAATACTGCGGCGTCAAATTCAAAAACCCGATGCTCATAGCTTCCGCTTCTCCCAGCAAAAACGCCGAATACATGCGCAGATGCGCCGAGTCGGGGGCCGGCGGGGTCATCGCAAAGACGTACAGCCCGGAGCCGCTCGCGCAGCAGTATGTCTCGCCCCGTTTCACGGTCCTCAACAAAAAAGGCTGGCCGCACAGCTATTCGAACTATTCCTGCGAATTCCTCGCGACCTATGACACGGAAGGATGGATGCGCGAGATGAAAATCGCGAAGAAGGAGTGCGACGAAAGAAACTGCACTCTCGTAGGCAGCATCTCCGGCAATTCCAGGGAAAGCTGGGCCGACTTAGCGAAGCGCATGGAGGGGATCGGGCTTCCGATGCTCGAGCTCAACTTCGGCTGCCCGCACCCGAAGGACCTCGGCTACAAGAGCGGGCAGGAACTCGGCAACTCCCCCGACGCGGCGGCGGAAGTCACGAATATCGTATGCAATGCGGTAAAAATCCCCGTATTCGTCAAGCTGACGAGTGAAGCGGTCAATATCGTCGACGTTGCCGGACGCTGCAAGGAGGCCGGAGCTTCGGGCTTCACCGTGGTAAACCGCTTCTCGGCCCTCGACGTCGATATCGAGACGGGACGCCCTATACTGCACGGAGGCTACGCCGGAGTCGGCGGCCCCTGGATGCGCCCGATCACGCTGAAGTGGATAGCGAAGATCACCTCTGCCCACGGTATGCCTATCTCGGCGACGAACGGCATATTCGGCTGGGAAGACGTCATCAAGTGCATCATGTGCGGCGCGACGACGGTCCAGACCTGCACCGCCATTATGTACGGCAAAAAACAGTTCGCCGAAGTCAAAAACTTCCTCGGCGGAGTCGAAAAGTATCTCGTCGATTACAACATAGACGACATCAACAAACTCCGCGGGGTAACGCTGCCGCAGATCGTCACATGGGACAAGGTAGACCGCGAGCACAAGGCGATAAGCAAAGTCGACAGGGAGAAGTGCGTCGGCTGCGGAATGTGCCCGAGCTGGTGTTTCTACGACGCGATAACGCTCATAGAGGACGGCGGAAAGAAAAAGTCCTTCATCGATCCGAAAAAGTGCGACGGCTGCGGCCTCTGCGCCGCGCTCTGCCCAAAGGACGCGATAAAGATGGAATGTGACGTGCCCATTTATATGGGAGATTTTAATTAG
- the yqeB gene encoding selenium-dependent molybdenum cofactor biosynthesis protein YqeB encodes MLINGRLSIVRGGGDIATGIIYRLWKCGFKVLALEISKPLVVRRTVSVASAVFSGKCTVDGMPAALVSSPEDVFLSSGVSVIVDPEGKSIAKLHPHVVVDAIMAKKNTGTTIDMAPLVIGVGPGFTANVDVHYVVETKRGHTLGRVISEGAAIPNTGIPGTEGGYTTERLLRAPADGYLAPCREIGDHVEPGALIGTVDGVEVRAHIRGMLRGLIHPSVYVTKGMKIGDVDPRDIREHCFTISDKAFAVAGGVLEGVLRGS; translated from the coding sequence ATGTTGATTAACGGCAGACTGTCCATAGTTCGCGGCGGCGGCGACATCGCGACGGGAATAATCTACAGGCTGTGGAAGTGCGGCTTCAAGGTGCTTGCGCTTGAGATCAGCAAGCCTCTTGTGGTTAGGCGTACCGTATCGGTGGCCTCTGCCGTCTTCAGTGGAAAATGTACAGTCGACGGAATGCCGGCGGCGCTTGTTTCTTCTCCGGAAGATGTTTTTTTAAGCAGCGGCGTCTCGGTTATTGTCGATCCGGAAGGAAAATCTATCGCTAAACTGCATCCACATGTGGTGGTGGACGCGATAATGGCGAAAAAAAACACGGGAACAACAATTGATATGGCGCCACTGGTCATAGGCGTAGGTCCGGGATTCACAGCAAACGTTGACGTTCATTATGTTGTCGAAACCAAAAGAGGGCATACCCTAGGCAGGGTGATTTCCGAAGGAGCGGCGATCCCAAACACAGGAATCCCGGGAACTGAAGGCGGCTATACTACTGAACGCTTGTTAAGGGCTCCGGCTGACGGATACCTGGCCCCTTGCAGAGAGATCGGCGATCACGTTGAGCCCGGAGCGCTGATCGGTACAGTCGACGGCGTCGAAGTCCGCGCTCATATCCGCGGGATGCTCAGAGGGTTGATACATCCTTCTGTCTATGTTACTAAGGGCATGAAGATAGGGGATGTGGACCCGCGCGATATACGCGAGCACTGTTTTACGATCTCAGATAAAGCGTTCGCCGTTGCAGGCGGTGTGCTGGAAGGCGTTTTAAGAGGAAGTTGA
- a CDS encoding (2Fe-2S)-binding protein, protein MEARELNFTVNGKPQKIEIRTNWTLAQVLRDKLGLLGTKIGCGEGECGACTVFMNGKTVTSCLVLAVQAEGSEIITIEGLSDGKTLHPVQQAFVDVGAIQCGYCTPGMVMSTVALLQRHPDPTDEQIRYGLTGNLCRCTGYQKIFEAVKLASKRIRGAA, encoded by the coding sequence ATGGAAGCGCGAGAACTCAATTTTACTGTGAACGGCAAACCCCAGAAAATCGAAATACGCACAAATTGGACTCTTGCTCAAGTCCTGCGTGATAAACTCGGGCTTTTGGGGACAAAAATCGGATGCGGTGAAGGCGAATGCGGAGCTTGTACCGTGTTTATGAATGGCAAGACCGTTACTTCGTGTTTGGTCCTCGCCGTACAGGCGGAAGGTTCCGAAATCATAACTATTGAAGGATTGTCAGACGGTAAAACGCTGCACCCTGTACAGCAGGCATTCGTGGATGTGGGCGCCATTCAGTGCGGCTATTGTACGCCGGGCATGGTAATGTCAACTGTCGCTTTGCTGCAGAGACACCCTGACCCGACTGATGAGCAGATTCGCTACGGCCTGACGGGGAATCTTTGCCGCTGCACTGGTTATCAGAAGATATTCGAAGCGGTAAAGCTCGCCTCAAAAAGAATCAGGGGGGCTGCATGA
- a CDS encoding xanthine dehydrogenase family protein molybdopterin-binding subunit, with translation MSDVHFEKGNFTVVGTKQPYVDAFDKVTGRTTYITDFSLPGMLHGKALRSPYPHARILSIDTSAAEKVPGIKCVITGKNIRQNKWGPVTKDEYLLAVDKVNFVGDEVAAVAGIDEEACEEALSKIKVEYEPLPAILTMHDAMKEGAPVIHEAFPRNVNHHFDIPRGDIESVFKNAYLVHEGEYETQLEYQAYIEPMGGVSTWDSKGNLTIYAGIQTPTWSRNDYAVALDMPVEKIRIVQQYFGGGFGAKLSQQVHPLGALIAKYAGQPVRFVLDRSEDFQCGLPRVPMYFRIKTAWDKNGKYLGKYTYILADNGAYASYGAPIALTAMYRIDIMYQVPVLRSVCDLVYTNKVPTGCFRGFGNTQMHLAHESHIDEVAEMLGISAQELRYRNLAVPGYKNPHGWKTNSCEIRQCIEKAVKKSDYDNKRKELAEENEKNDSIKRGIGLAGAVHVSGNRSFIKPFEGAGIILRMNEQGRVYVYSNEPDMGQGIRTTLSICVADGLKLDFDRICVPDPDTNVVPFGLGCFASRGTYMATGALHVAIEDMKGKLLNLASDLLSLPKEELELENGSVVSKNDKSKRATYAELAWKHVCDFPGQHILGIGHFTPAGVEYPDATKYNNISGGYAFGCDVAEVEVNTNTGEIKVSNIWAVHDVGQPINRLALEGQLQGGIAQGYGWAVMEHLKYNPDGKAANACFLDYQIPTAADIPNIDVDFADSFEWTTGFGAKSIGECATNPAAPAILNAIYNAIGIRFHNLPITAEKVFSALREKEKASKTVE, from the coding sequence ATGTCGGATGTTCATTTTGAAAAAGGCAATTTTACGGTAGTAGGTACAAAACAACCTTACGTCGATGCTTTTGACAAAGTCACTGGCCGCACAACTTATATAACGGATTTTTCTCTTCCTGGGATGCTTCATGGAAAAGCTCTACGTAGCCCGTATCCTCATGCGCGTATTCTTTCGATAGATACCTCAGCGGCTGAAAAAGTGCCTGGAATAAAATGTGTGATTACCGGCAAAAACATACGGCAAAATAAATGGGGACCTGTAACGAAAGACGAATATCTGCTCGCCGTCGACAAAGTAAATTTTGTTGGAGACGAGGTCGCGGCTGTGGCCGGCATTGATGAGGAAGCGTGTGAGGAAGCCCTTTCAAAGATCAAAGTGGAATATGAGCCTTTGCCGGCCATACTCACGATGCACGACGCGATGAAAGAAGGCGCTCCGGTCATACATGAAGCTTTCCCGCGCAATGTCAATCATCATTTCGATATTCCACGCGGCGATATAGAATCTGTTTTTAAAAACGCATATCTCGTACATGAAGGCGAATATGAGACACAGCTCGAATATCAGGCATATATAGAGCCTATGGGTGGTGTGTCGACATGGGACAGCAAGGGCAATCTGACAATTTATGCCGGAATACAGACGCCGACGTGGTCAAGAAATGACTATGCCGTTGCTCTTGATATGCCGGTTGAAAAAATAAGGATAGTGCAGCAGTATTTCGGAGGAGGGTTCGGAGCTAAACTTTCTCAGCAGGTTCACCCGCTGGGGGCGCTTATCGCCAAGTACGCCGGGCAGCCGGTAAGGTTTGTCTTAGACAGGTCAGAAGATTTTCAGTGCGGCTTGCCGAGGGTCCCGATGTATTTCAGAATCAAAACTGCCTGGGATAAAAATGGTAAATATCTTGGCAAATATACATACATACTTGCGGACAACGGCGCATACGCGTCTTACGGGGCTCCTATTGCGCTGACGGCAATGTATCGTATAGACATCATGTATCAAGTTCCGGTGCTGCGCTCTGTGTGCGATTTGGTTTATACAAATAAGGTCCCCACGGGCTGCTTCAGAGGTTTTGGAAATACTCAGATGCACCTTGCGCACGAATCCCACATTGATGAAGTTGCTGAGATGCTCGGAATCAGTGCGCAGGAATTACGCTATCGCAATCTTGCTGTTCCGGGCTATAAAAACCCGCATGGTTGGAAGACCAACAGCTGCGAAATCAGACAGTGCATTGAAAAAGCAGTTAAAAAGTCTGATTACGACAACAAACGCAAGGAGCTTGCCGAAGAGAACGAGAAGAATGATTCTATAAAAAGAGGCATCGGACTTGCCGGGGCCGTCCATGTTTCCGGTAATAGGTCGTTCATCAAGCCTTTCGAAGGCGCTGGCATAATCCTAAGAATGAATGAGCAGGGCCGTGTGTATGTCTACAGCAACGAACCTGATATGGGACAGGGAATAAGGACTACGCTTAGCATTTGCGTCGCCGATGGCTTAAAGCTCGACTTTGATCGCATATGCGTTCCAGATCCTGATACGAACGTAGTTCCCTTTGGCCTGGGCTGCTTTGCCAGCAGAGGAACATATATGGCGACTGGCGCTTTGCATGTGGCCATAGAGGATATGAAGGGCAAGCTGCTTAACCTCGCTTCGGATCTGCTGTCACTTCCCAAGGAAGAGCTTGAGTTAGAAAATGGTTCCGTAGTATCGAAAAATGACAAATCAAAAAGAGCGACATATGCAGAGCTTGCATGGAAACACGTGTGTGACTTCCCCGGACAGCACATACTCGGAATCGGACATTTCACACCCGCCGGGGTCGAATACCCCGACGCGACAAAATACAACAATATTTCCGGCGGATATGCCTTTGGCTGTGACGTTGCCGAGGTGGAAGTCAATACTAATACAGGGGAAATAAAGGTCTCGAATATCTGGGCGGTCCACGATGTCGGTCAGCCTATAAATCGCTTGGCCTTAGAAGGGCAACTTCAGGGAGGTATAGCTCAGGGGTACGGATGGGCCGTAATGGAGCATTTGAAATACAATCCTGATGGAAAGGCGGCAAATGCTTGCTTCCTCGATTATCAAATCCCTACTGCTGCCGATATACCTAATATAGATGTTGACTTTGCCGACAGCTTTGAGTGGACGACGGGATTTGGAGCTAAATCGATAGGCGAGTGTGCAACAAATCCTGCTGCGCCTGCGATACTCAACGCCATATACAATGCCATAGGAATAAGATTTCACAACCTTCCAATAACCGCAGAAAAAGTTTTTAGCGCGTTACGTGAAAAAGAAAAAGCGTCAAAGACGGTGGAATAG
- a CDS encoding FAD binding domain-containing protein — translation MFNISYIAPDKQVDALNYLYEHKCARVLAGGTDLIAKWKKIGHPDMELLDIRNIEGFKEISAFEGWLFIGTAVTMDMVQYSDVIREKYPILAEAAGMVGSVQVRNMATIGGNSCNAAPSADTVLPLIVYDAEAVIVSKNAERRRPLKKFFLGPGKTILQQGELLKGFILPLPAPATYASFVKHSRRAGMDLATVGTAVKLSFEKGVIGDIKIALGAVGPVPIFIEALEQFIGLKLDGDAVERLARISEEQARPITDVRGSKEYRKDMVYEEVRSSLLKIAAAM, via the coding sequence ATGTTTAATATATCTTACATTGCTCCCGATAAGCAGGTGGATGCGCTCAATTATCTCTATGAACATAAATGCGCACGCGTATTGGCTGGGGGAACTGACCTTATCGCCAAATGGAAAAAGATCGGTCACCCTGATATGGAGCTGCTTGATATCCGCAATATAGAAGGCTTCAAAGAGATCTCAGCGTTTGAAGGATGGCTCTTTATAGGTACGGCTGTGACTATGGATATGGTGCAGTACAGCGACGTTATTCGCGAGAAGTATCCTATACTTGCGGAAGCTGCCGGAATGGTGGGCTCAGTACAGGTGAGGAACATGGCGACGATAGGCGGAAACAGCTGCAATGCAGCGCCGTCGGCAGATACCGTCTTGCCGTTGATTGTTTACGATGCCGAAGCCGTCATCGTTTCGAAAAATGCTGAAAGACGCCGTCCATTGAAAAAATTCTTTTTAGGTCCGGGCAAGACTATCCTGCAGCAGGGCGAACTGCTCAAAGGATTTATTCTTCCTCTGCCAGCGCCCGCGACATATGCCTCGTTTGTCAAGCACAGCCGCCGTGCGGGGATGGATCTAGCGACGGTCGGCACAGCGGTAAAGCTCAGCTTCGAAAAGGGCGTGATCGGCGATATTAAGATCGCTCTGGGCGCTGTAGGACCTGTACCTATCTTTATCGAAGCTCTTGAACAATTTATCGGCTTGAAGCTTGACGGCGATGCGGTCGAACGCTTGGCGCGTATTTCAGAAGAGCAGGCAAGACCGATAACTGACGTCAGAGGAAGCAAGGAATACAGAAAAGATATGGTCTACGAAGAGGTAAGATCCTCTCTGTTGAAAATTGCTGCTGCAATGTAA
- a CDS encoding benzoate/H(+) symporter BenE family transporter, with amino-acid sequence MAIFEKGPGFAEGLRSFWGDQNFANVSNGIIDGLVFGIIAIPLIQKACSVANLPPEVVESWLVTVYVGGGIISCIMALYYKLPIVGAWSIPGAMALAQVLGNFTLPEIVGGFLVAGLFDLILGLTGTVRLLVRKIPGAVMMAMVAGTLFGWGSKCVTSFKTAPVICACGVIGFVVCKKFLKKIPAVMGTLIAVFIASIAMGKLTAVPLDFSIAKPMFVMPAFNFKAALSIGIPLGLLVVCAENMQAIGVQVAIGKKPPVTAMTVVSGIGGIVAPFFCGHNCNIAGPMTAWAGSDDCGDVDKRYVAAVWCGVAFALTGIFAKFTMGLLAMIPAEALNMVVSLTLIGMIIGALGDSFGSGKFKFGSFASFITAASGVTFFGIGSAFWALFAGTIITLLLEKGDYDAMVSPLD; translated from the coding sequence ATGGCAATATTTGAAAAAGGCCCTGGGTTCGCTGAAGGGTTGCGTTCTTTTTGGGGCGACCAGAACTTTGCAAACGTAAGCAACGGAATAATCGACGGACTGGTATTTGGAATTATAGCTATTCCGCTTATACAGAAGGCCTGTTCCGTTGCGAACCTGCCGCCTGAGGTCGTCGAAAGCTGGCTTGTCACAGTCTATGTCGGCGGAGGCATCATAAGCTGCATAATGGCGCTTTATTACAAACTTCCCATAGTCGGCGCATGGTCTATCCCTGGCGCTATGGCCCTTGCGCAGGTACTCGGCAATTTCACTCTACCTGAAATTGTAGGAGGATTTCTGGTCGCCGGCCTCTTTGACCTGATTTTGGGGCTTACTGGCACAGTCAGACTGCTGGTTAGGAAGATACCGGGCGCCGTAATGATGGCGATGGTTGCGGGCACTCTGTTCGGGTGGGGTTCAAAATGCGTGACGTCATTTAAGACCGCTCCTGTAATATGCGCATGCGGCGTAATCGGATTTGTGGTCTGTAAAAAATTCCTCAAAAAGATTCCCGCTGTCATGGGCACACTGATAGCAGTTTTCATAGCTTCTATAGCAATGGGTAAACTTACAGCGGTACCGCTTGATTTCTCAATCGCCAAACCGATGTTCGTCATGCCGGCGTTCAACTTTAAGGCGGCCCTTTCTATAGGAATCCCGCTTGGCCTTTTGGTCGTCTGCGCCGAGAATATGCAGGCGATAGGTGTTCAGGTTGCGATCGGCAAAAAACCTCCAGTCACGGCAATGACAGTTGTGAGCGGCATCGGCGGGATAGTGGCGCCATTCTTCTGCGGGCATAACTGCAACATCGCCGGTCCGATGACTGCGTGGGCCGGCAGCGACGACTGCGGGGACGTCGATAAGCGCTATGTGGCGGCGGTTTGGTGCGGCGTCGCTTTCGCGCTTACTGGGATCTTTGCGAAATTCACGATGGGGCTGCTCGCGATGATACCGGCCGAAGCGCTCAACATGGTCGTCAGCCTGACGCTTATCGGCATGATAATCGGCGCTCTCGGAGATTCTTTCGGCTCCGGGAAATTTAAGTTTGGCAGCTTTGCCTCATTCATCACGGCGGCGAGCGGCGTAACATTCTTCGGCATCGGTTCGGCGTTCTGGGCTCTCTTTGCCGGTACGATCATCACGCTTCTCCTTGAGAAGGGTGATTACGACGCGATGGTCTCGCCGCTTGATTAA
- a CDS encoding carbon-nitrogen family hydrolase, which translates to MKVSSIQLEIKNSRSKDGTIDYVLSLMDRCAGDDLIILPELWNVGFFGYDEYKSSSEPINGKTASAISKKAKELGAYVYSGSFVENKDGKYYNASVLFDREGRDILEYRKMHLFSYNCKEPEILTPGEEISVASTEFGRFGLATCYDLRFPELFRKMAVEKGAEFFLVTSAWPFPRVEAWNALNQVRALENTCYLISCNAVGVDRGVRLAGHSQIVDPWGYVLAASGYEETIVRAEIPAGSVARIRKEFPVLKDRRLTV; encoded by the coding sequence TTGAAAGTTTCATCTATTCAGCTGGAAATCAAAAACTCGCGCAGCAAAGACGGGACCATTGACTACGTTCTCTCATTGATGGACAGGTGTGCCGGAGACGATCTGATCATTCTGCCTGAACTTTGGAACGTCGGCTTCTTCGGCTACGACGAATATAAGTCGTCGAGCGAGCCGATAAACGGCAAGACCGCTTCGGCGATATCGAAAAAGGCGAAGGAGCTCGGCGCGTACGTTTATTCGGGGAGCTTCGTGGAAAACAAAGACGGCAAATATTACAACGCCAGCGTCCTCTTCGACCGCGAGGGGCGCGACATCCTCGAATACAGAAAAATGCATCTCTTCTCGTACAACTGTAAGGAGCCTGAGATACTCACACCGGGCGAAGAGATTTCCGTAGCGTCCACCGAATTCGGACGCTTCGGGCTTGCGACCTGCTACGACCTGCGCTTCCCGGAGCTTTTCAGAAAGATGGCTGTCGAAAAGGGCGCCGAATTTTTCCTCGTGACGTCCGCTTGGCCCTTCCCGAGGGTCGAGGCCTGGAACGCGCTGAACCAGGTGCGCGCGCTTGAGAATACCTGCTATTTGATCTCCTGCAACGCGGTCGGTGTCGACCGCGGCGTCCGCCTCGCCGGCCACAGCCAGATCGTGGACCCGTGGGGCTACGTGTTGGCCGCGTCAGGCTACGAAGAGACGATCGTCAGAGCCGAGATACCGGCGGGCAGCGTTGCGAGAATACGAAAAGAGTTCCCCGTCCTGAAGGACAGGCGCCTGACGGTTTAA